The following coding sequences lie in one Zingiber officinale cultivar Zhangliang chromosome 2B, Zo_v1.1, whole genome shotgun sequence genomic window:
- the LOC122044965 gene encoding pentatricopeptide repeat-containing protein At4g39530-like produces MSTSRVALPRECSSRSYSQMLQAFTSSRSLTHGKAIHGRLMRSGFDADAYLWNCLLRLYSQCGCLEAARSLFDEMPHRDDVSWTTLMSAYACTDRAEESFRLFCEMLTDGARPNAFALASCLKSCSVGGDLDFGQQLHGVVVKMQPFCDLFVGSSLVDLYAKCERMDLAEKVFFNLPEKDAFCWTTILGGYISVGENMTAFKIFCQLMQTGETISEFTLPTVIKCCGGLDDVRRGLSVHCFVIKSGLEQDGFLSSSLVDMYSKYGLAMEAHKVFIRTIDPDIVVWSAIISCFTQLGLSTEAVELFRIMERVGAKANHRTLASVASAASELGDLALCASLHAYILKNGFETRIEVGNAILNMYMKNGAVGDGCVMFDTMSDHDTVSWNCLLSGFHSGNSCDKGLRIFRNMLTKNIAPNSYTYISVLRSCTSLRDSGCGSQVHAHILKNDLAGDSFIGRAMVDMYASSGNLENASLIFSRLIERDVFSCTLIITGYTNTDQGEKAIDIFRQMLREGIQPNEFTISSCLRACSDLATLASGRQFHAHVIKRGLIGSYVSCNLVDMYSKSGCLMDAESAFSESTSHDLVSWNALICGYSLHGYVWKAIESFKQMIEEGERPDGVTFIGVLSACSHAGLLNEGMMYFDSMHHIYGITPTIEHQRCLIDILGKASKFDEVEQCINQMGLSSDALVWQTVLGACRTHGNVEFAEKVANKLCKLDPSMDSNYILMSNIYAVAGRWTDVTRTRQTMASRGVKKEPGCSWIEVNDQIHVFLSQDHPD; encoded by the coding sequence ATGAGCACCAGCAGGGTCGCCCTTCCACGTGAGTGTTCCTCCAGAAGCTACTCCCAGATGCTCCAAGCGTTCACCTCGAGTAGATCCCTGACCCACGGGAAGGCCATACACGGACGCTTGATGAGGTCCGGATTCGACGCCGATGCGTATCTGTGGAACTGCTTGCTTCGTCTGTATTCACAATGCGGTTGCTTGGAAGCCGCTCGATCGTTGTTCGACGAAATGCCTCACCGCGATGATGTCTCGTGGACGACCCTCATGTCAGCGTATGCATGTACGGATCGCGCGGAAGAATCCTTCAGATTGTTCTGCGAGATGTTGACGGATGGAGCTCGGCCGAACGCTTTTGCTCTGGCCTCCTGTCTGAAATCTTGTTCGGTTGGTGGAGACTTGGATTTCGGGCAGCAGTTGCACGGGGTTGTTGTAAAAATGCAGCCTTTTTGTGATCTATTTGTTGGGTCTTCGCTTGTTGATCTATATGCAAAGTGTGAGCGGATGGATCTTGCTGAGAAAGTCTTCTTCAATCTTCCAGAAAAGGATGCCTTTTGTTGGACCACAATCCTAGGTGGATACATTTCTGTGGGTGAAAACATGACAGCCTTTAAGATTTTTTGCCAGTTGATGCAGACTGGAGAAACAATCAGTGAGTTCACTTTGCCTACAGTTATCAAGTGCTGTGGGGGTTTGGATGATGTTAGACGAGGCCTGTCAGTTCATTGTTTTGTGATCAAGAGTGGGTTGGAACAAGATGGGTTCTTAAGTAGTAGTCTAGTGGATATGTACTCCAAATATGGTTTGGCTATGGAAGCTCATAAGGTCTTCATTAGAACTATTGATCCTGATATTGTTGTCTGGAGTGCGATTATATCATGCTTTACTCAGCTAGGATTGAGCACGGAGGCAGTTGAATTGTTTAGAATTATGGAAAGGGTTGGAGCCAAAGCAAATCATCGTACTCTTGCGAGTGTGGCAAGTGCTGCTTCTGAGTTAGGCGATCTAGCTCTATGTGCCAGTCTTCATGCATACATTTTGAAAAATGGATTTGAAACTAGAATAGAAGTTGGCAATGCTATATTAAACATGTACATGAAGAATGGGGCTGTAGGAGATGGGTGTGTGATGTTTGACACTATGTCGGACCATGACACAGTTTCCTGGAATTGCCTTCTCTCTGGATTTCACAGTGGGAATTCCTGTGACAAAGGGCTAAGAATCTTCAGAAACATGCTAACAAAGAATATCGCCCCTAACAGTTATACATACATCAGTGTGTTAAGATCTTGCACTAGCCTGAGAGATAGCGGTTGTGGGTCCCAAGTTCATGCTCATATTTTGAAGAATGATCTAGCTGGTGATTCTTTCATTGGAAGAGCTATGGTTGACATGTACGCAAGTAGTGGTAACTTAGAAAATGCTAGTTTGATCTTTAGTAGACTGATTGAAAGAGATGTATTTTCTTGTACTTTAATCATTACCGGATACACAAATACAGATCAAGGTGAGAAGGCCATTGATATCTTTAGACAAATGCTTCGAGAAGGTATACAGCCCAATGAATTCACAATTTCCAGTTGCCTGAGAGCTTGCTCGGACTTGGCAACATTAGCTAGTGGTCGCCAGTTTCATGCCCATGTCATAAAGCGTGGACTGATTGGGTCGTACGTTTCATGCAATCTTGTTGATATGTATTCAAAATCTGGCTGTTTGATGGATGCAGAATCAGCATTCAGCGAGTCAACTTCGCATGATCTAGTTTCATGGAATGCATTAATCTGTGGATACTCTCTACATGGGTATGTATGGAAGGCTATTGAGTCCTTTAAACAGATGATAGAGGAGGGAGAGAGACCTGATGGAGTTACATTTATTGGTGTCCTCTCAGCTTGTAGCCATGCAGGTTTACTTAATGAAGGGATGATGTACTTTGATTCTATGCACCACATTTATGGAATCACTCCTACAATTGAGCACCAACGCTGCCTGATCGACATCCTGGGTAAAGCATCTAAGTTTGATGAAGTCGAACAATGTATCAATCAAATGGGATTGTCATCAGATGCTTTGGTATGGCAAACAGTTCTCGGAGCCTGTAGAACACATGGAAATGTTGAATTTGCAGAAAAGGTGGCAAACAAACTGTGCAAATTGGATCCAAGTATGGATTCAAATTACATCTTGATGTCCAATATCTATGCAGTTGCAGGAAGGTGGACGGATGTCACTAGGACAAGACAAACTATGGCTAGTCGTGGTGTCAAAAAGGAGCCAGGATGTAGCTGGATTGAGGTGAATGACCAAATTCATGTGTTTCTATCTCAAGATCATCCCGACTAA
- the LOC122044969 gene encoding uncharacterized protein LOC122044969 produces the protein MAARLQQLRSKAVQASGFVCKHGGAYYKELLEKNKHHIVQPPTIEKCQELSKQLFYTRLASIPGRYESFWKELDGVKNIWRNRKDLKVEDAGIAALFGLELYAWFCVGEIAGRGFTFTGYYV, from the exons ATGGCGGCGAGACTACAGCAGCTGCGATCGAAGGCTGTGCAAGCTTCTGGGTTTGTGTGTAAGCACGGAGGCGCTTACTACAAGGAGCTTCTGGAGAAGAACAAACATCACATTGTGCAGCCGCCGACCATCGAAAAGTGCCAAGAATTGTCAAAGCAGCTCTTTTACACCCGTCTTGCGAG CATCCCTGGTCGCTACGAGTCATTCTGGAAGGAGCTTGATGGAGTCAAGAACATATGGCGAAACAGAAAAGATCTCAAAGTCGAGGATGCTGGAATTGCAGCATTATTTGGGCTCGAGTTGTATGCGTGGTTCTGTGTGGGCGAGATAGCGGGAAGAGGATTTACTTTCACTGGTTACTACGTCTAA
- the LOC122044971 gene encoding inorganic pyrophosphatase 2-like: protein MAGVVVVFDFDFTLIDYDSENWVVDTFGLTDLFEQCLPTMSWNSLMDKIMKELYLKGLSIEDIEGCLRTIPLDSHVASVIKIAHALGCELRIVSDANKLFIETILVQHGLLEYFSEINTNPCYVDEEGRLRISPYHDHIMAVHGCNLCPPNMCKGMILDRIRASAAIAGKKQLIYVGDGKGDYCPSLRLTEGDCLMPRKDFPLSKLLYANSDLLKARPHHWSSSEELKEVLLRLITQLGANSLSLVGCNHKEIQESPQEVLSLALRMHN, encoded by the exons ATGGCCGGAGTAGTCGTAGTGTTTGATTTCGATTTCACCCTTATCGATTATGATAGTGAAAATTGGGTCGTGGATACGTTTGGGCTCACGGATCTCTTCGAACAATGTCTTCCTACGATGTCATGGAACTCTCTCATG GATAAAATAATGAAAGAGTTATATTTGAAAGGACTATCAATCGAAGACATTGAAGGGTGCTTGAGGACTATTCCATTAGACTCTCATGTCGCCAGTGTAATTAAAATTGCTCATGCTCTCGG GTGCGAGTTGAGGATTGTGAGCGATGCGAACAAACTATTTATAGAGACAATTCTAGTCCAACATGGGCTATTGGAGTATTTCTCGGAGATCAACACAAACCCTTGCTATGTCGATGAAGAAGGAAGGCTTAGAATCTCGCCATATCATGACCACATCATGGCGGTCCATGGGTGCAATCTTTGCCCTCCAAATATGTGCAAG GGGATGATACTTGATCGGATTCGAGCATCGGCCGCTATTGCGGGGAAGAAGCAACTCATCTATGTAGGAGATGGCAAGGGTGACTATTGCCCTTCCCTTAGGCTCACTGAAGGAGATTGTCTGATGCCGAGAAAGGACTTCCCTTTGTCTAAACTCTTGTATGCTAATTCCGACTTGCTAAAGGCTCGACCACACCATTGGAGTAGTAGCGAAGAGCTCAAAGAAGTGCTTCTCCGACTCATCACTCAGTTAGGAGCTAATTCACTGTCCTTGGTGGGTTGCAATCACAAGGAAATTCAGGAATCTCCACAAGAAGTACTTTCTTTAGCTCTTAGAATGCATAACTAG
- the LOC122044967 gene encoding NADH dehydrogenase [ubiquinone] iron-sulfur protein 7, mitochondrial-like, producing MALLPRTARLALLSAQRSAAIHSAAPLSSSAGPSPSPAPYARAPPPSASSPTGLSKTAEYVISKVDDLMNWARRGSIWPMTFGLACCAVEMMHAGAARYDFDRFGVIFRPSPRQSDCMIVAGTLTNKMAPALRKVYDQMPEPRWVISMGSCASGGGYYHYSYSVVRGCDRIVPVDIYVPGCPPTAEALLYGVLQLQKKINRRKDFLLWWTK from the exons ATGGCTCTCCTCCCTCGTACAGCGCGCCTCGCCCTTCTCTCCGCCCAAAGGTCGGCCGCGATCCATTCGGCCGCGCCTTTATCCTCCTCCGCTGGCCCCTCTCCATCCCCGGCGCCGTATGCGCGGGCGCCTCCCCCTTCGGCGTCGTCGCCGACGGGACTCTCGAAGACGGCAGAGTACGTGATCTCGAAGGTGGACGATCTGATGAACTGGGCCCGCCGCGGGTCGATCTGGCCGATGACCTTCGGGCTCGCCTGCTGCGCGGTGGAGATGATGCATGCCGGCGCCGCGCGCTATGATTTCGATCGCTTCGGTGTCATCTTCCGCCCTAGCCCTCGCCAGTCCGACTGCATGATCGTCGCCGGAACGCTCACCAACAAGATGGCACCTGCTCTGCGCAA GGTTTACGATCAGATGCCTGAGCCTCGGTGGGTGATCTCAATGGGCAGCTGCGCGAGCGGCGGAGGCTACTATCACTACTCATACTCTGTTGTTCGCGGCTGTGATAGGATTGTTCCGGTAGACATCTACGTCCCTGGATGCCCTCCTACAGCTGAGGCACTACTCTATGGCGTCCTCCAGCTCCAGAAGAAGATTAATAGGCGCAAGGATTTCCTTCTTTGGTGGACCAAGTAG
- the LOC122044970 gene encoding inactive protein kinase SELMODRAFT_444075-like has protein sequence MSTNQQPEQGKSVKGLDATVKVVVAIRASKEIPKTALVWALSHVVQAGDCIMLLVVVPSHSSGRKLWGFPKFAGDCASGYGKSQPGTPSEQKSDITDSCSQMMLQLRDIYDSNKIIVKIKIVSGSPCGAVAAESKRVQANWVVLDRQLKNEEKCCIDELQCNIVVMKRSQPKVLRLNLVGSDDAEMQLLCQVPSELDSSKASASNKDSQKSIRGLVVTPTSSPDLETLSTTTEAGSLSMSSSDPGTSPFFAIEAISCSQKEEHIAPKDIRNIDISSSNSDSENLSPGKAKFEPWIAEIFGGGCPLPREIHEQSPSFNSSARTSTAEALLDKLSKLDREYEVGSVSCKLDLNFSGNVREAISLSRNPPPGPPPLCSICQHKAPVFGKPPRWFSYSELELATGGFSQANFLAEGGFGSVHRGVLPDGQAIAVKQHKLASSQGDQEFFSEVEVLSCAQHRNVVMLIGFCVEDRRRLLVYEYICNGSLDTHLYGRKQEPLEWSSRQKIALGAARGLRYLHEECRVGCIVHRDMRPNNILITHDFEPLVGDFGLARWQPDGYLGVETRVIGTFGYLAPEYAQTGQVTEKADVYSFGVVLLELVTGRRAVDIDRPKGQQCLTEWARPLLEEYAMEEFIDPCLGNDYSDDEIHWMLHAASLCIRRDPHARPRMSQVLRILEGDLKDSCYTSTPRYANGNKSDLSNNNIPIVW, from the exons ATGAGTACCAATCAGCAGCCAGAGCAGGGGAAGAGTGTCAAGGGTCTTGATGCTACTGTGAAGGTTGTTGTTGCAATCAGGGCTTCAAAAGAGATCCCAAAGACAGCACTTGTATGGGCTTTATCACATGTTGTTCAGGCTGGAGATTGCATAATGCTCTTGGTTGTGGTTCCTTCGCACAGTTCCG gtAGAAAACTATGGGGATTTCCGAAATTTGCTGGTGACTGTGCTAGTGGCTATGGGAAATCACAACCTGGAACACCTTCGGAGCAGAAGTCTGACATTACTGATTCCTGCTCTCAAATGATGCTGCAACTTCGTGACATTTATGATTCAAACAAG ATAATTGTCAAGATAAAGATTGTTTCTGGATCACCTTGTGGTGCAGTGGCTGCAGAATCCAAACGAGTCCAGGCGAACTGGGTAGTGTTAGACAG ACAGCTGAAGAATGAAGAGAAGTGTTGCATTGATGAATTACAATGTAACATAGTAGTAATGAAACGCTCCCAACCTAAAGTTCTTCGCTTGAATTTAGTAGGATCTGATGATGCAGAGATGCAATTACTTTGTCAAGTACCCTCAGAGTTAGATAGCTCAAAGGCTTCTGCCAGCAACAAAGATTCTCAAAAATCTATTAGAGGACTAGTTGTGACACCAACTAGTAGTCCTGATTTAGAGACATTATCTACTACTACTGAAGCTGGAAGTTTGTCAATGTCAAGTTCAGATCCTGGAACCTCTCCTTTTTTTGCCATTGAAGCAATCAGTTGTTCTCAGAAAGAGGAGCATATAGCTCCAAAAGATATAAGGAACATAGATATATCTTCCTCCAATTCTGATAGTGAGAATCTTAGCCCTGGTAAAGCAAAATTTGAGCCCTGGATAGCAGAGATTTTTGGAGGTGGCTGCCCATTGCCAAGGGAAATTCATGAACAATCTCCATCATTTAATAGTAGTGCTCGTACGTCTACAGCCGAAGCCTTGTTGGATAAACTTTCTAAGCTGGACAGAGAATATGAAGTTGGTTCTGtgagttgtaaattagatttgaaCTTCAGTGGAAATGTCAGAGAAGCTATTTCTCTCTCAAGAAATCCACCTCCAGGACCACCTCCTCTATGCTCCATATGCCAGCACAAGGCACCTGTATTTGGAAAGCCTCCTAGGTGGTTTAGCTACTCAGAGCTAGAACTTGCTACTGGTGGGTTTTCGCAAGCAAATTTCTTGGCTGAGGGAGGGTTTGGATCTGTACATAGAGGTGTCCTTCCAGATGGTCAAGCAATTGCAGTCAAGCAACATAAACTTGCTAGTTCGCAGGGCGATCAAGAATTCTTCTCAGAGGTGGAAGTGCTAAGCTGTGCACAACATCGGAATGTGGTGATGTTAATTGGATTTTGTGTAGAAGATAGGAGGAGGTTGCTGGTATATGAATACATTTGTAATGGATCGTTGGATACTCATCTCTATG GTCGTAAGCAAGAACCATTGGAATGGTCTTCTCGGCAAAAAATTGCTTTAGGAGCTGCTCGAGGTTTGAGATATCTTCATGAAGAGTGCAGAGTTGGTTGCATAGTCCACCGAGATATGAGGCCAAATAACATTCTTATAACCCATGATTTTGAACCATTG GTTGGCGATTTTGGCTTAGCAAGATGGCAGCCAGATGGTTATCTTGGTGTCGAAACAAGAGTGATAGGAACCTTTGG ATATCTAGCACCTGAATATGCTCAAACCGGGCAAGTTACAGAAAAAGCCGATGTATATTCCTTTGGAGTAGTCCTGCTGGAGCTTGTGACTGGACGGAGAGCTGTTGATATAGACCGACCAAAGGGTCAGCAGTGCCTCACAGAATGG GCACGCCCTTTGCTCGAAgaatatgctatggaagagtttATAGATCCTTGTTTAGGTAATGATTACTCTGACGACGAAATACACTGGATGTTGCACGCTGCGTCTTTGTGCATTAGACGAGATCCTCATGCCAGGCCTCGGATGTCCCAG GTTCTTAGGATTTTGGAGGGCGACTTGAAGGATTCTTGCTACACTTCAACGCCAAGGTATGCCAATGGAAACAAGAGCGACCTCAGCAACAACAATATTCCTATCGTGTGGTAG
- the LOC122044966 gene encoding pentatricopeptide repeat-containing protein At3g49240, mitochondrial-like yields the protein MAMSKLLRISHHLKSLKSYFPFTPFASVSRVRFLSYATPEEAAADRRRRKRRLRIEPASSLVHQKQSPPAASSPNPSAPKPPESILALSGSRLVLHNRILALIRDNDLDEAASLVRHSVYSNCQPTIFTANAVLRALLLRSRHADLLALHRFITQANIAPTIITLNLLIQSYCDCGRTGIALENFRLLLKDDALFPPAPSTWRILAKGLVDNGNLQQAVELKDEMLAKAFMPPDPVVYNHIMQGFIKNGVPETAITLYEELQEKLGGEKILNGIVYGSLMKGYFGKKMEEQAMEIYRDVLGDDSKVKFDAVSYNLVLDALGRNGKLEEAINLFGRMLKQHSPPRRFTVDLGSFNVMIDGHCLAGRFQDAVMVFWRMGEQQCTPDTQSYNNLIGHLGSNKLVAEAEELYKEMSDRRINPDECTYGLLVEACFGVNRADDATAYFHKMEELGLRPNANSYNKVIGGLVKIQRLDDADKFFDRMLEREVKPNATSYELLLKGFLDARRLDDGLKMLKGLFLDDGVAFSEQMKEFVDEVFREEGREELEKLYEDLKREKAEQLAREAEERARAEALAKEERAKKKREDAENRAAAARACVEAMEVMLRYKKDATDEESPANGSSAPLGGLFGEEKTVNHLL from the coding sequence ATGGCGATGTCGAAGCTTCTACGCATCTCCCACCACCTCAAATCCCTGAAATCCTACTTCCCTTTCACGCCGTTTGCCTCCGTCTCCCGCGTCCGCTTCCTCTCCTACGCTACTCCGGAGGAGGCCGCCGCAGATCGCCGCCGCCGCAAGCGCCGCCTTCGCATCGAGCCCGCCTCCTCCCTTGTCCACCAGAAGCAGTCTCCTCCCGCCGCCTCCTCGCCCAACCCTAGCGCCCCGAAGCCGCCGGAGTCCATCTTAGCCCTCTCCGGCAGTCGCCTCGTCCTCCACAACCGCATCCTCGCCCTAATCCGCGACAACGACCTTGATGAGGCCGCTTCCCTCGTCCGACACTCCGTCTACTCCAATTGCCAGCCCACCATCTTCACCGCCAACGCCGTCCTCCGCGCCCTCCTCCTCCGATCCCGCCACGCCGATCTCCTCGCCCTCCATCGCTTCATTACCCAGGCCAACATCGCTCCCACCATCATCACCTTGAACCTCCTGATCCAGTCCTATTGCGACTGCGGCAGGACCGGCATCGCCCTCGAGAACTTCCGTCTCCTCCTCAAGGACGACGCCCTCTTTCCTCCCGCCCCCTCCACATGGCGAATCCTCGCCAAGGGTCTGGTCGACAACGGCAACCTCCAGCAAGCAGTCGAACTCAAGGACGAAATGCTCGCCAAGGCTTTTATGCCCCCTGACCCCGTCGTCTACAACCACATCATGCAGGGCTTCATCAAAAATGGCGTGCCTGAAACAGCCATCACCCTCTACGAGGAACTGCAGGAGAAACTTGGCGGCGAGAAGATTCTCAATGGCATCGTGTACGGGAGCCTCATGAAAGGCTACTTCGGGAAGAAGATGGAGGAGCAAGCAATGGAGATCTACCGCGACGTCCTTGGTGATGACTCGAAGGTTAAGTTTGATGCAGTGAGCTACAATTTGGTGCTGGACGCTTTGGGAAGGAACGGGAAGCTCGAGGAGGCCATCAACCTATTCGGCAGAATGCTGAAGCAGCACAGTCCGCCGAGGAGGTTCACAGTCGATTTGGGGAGCTTCAACGTGATGATAGATGGTCACTGCCTCGCAGGGAGGTTTCAAGACGCCGTCATGGTCTTCTGGCGGATGGGCGAGCAGCAATGCACCCCGGATACGCAGTCATACAACAATTTGATCGGACATCTTGGCAGTAACAAGTTGGTCGCCGAGGCAGAGGAGTTGTACAAAGAGATGAGCGATCGCAGGATCAATCCGGATGAATGCACATATGGATTACTGGTCGAAGCGTGCTTCGGAGTGAATCGGGCAGATGATGCCACTGCATATTTCCACAAGATGGAGGAGTTGGGGCTGAGGCCAAATGCAAATTCATACAATAAAGTCATTGGAGGACTAGTGAAGATCCAACGCCTAGACGACGCAGACAAGTTCTTCGACCGGATGTTGGAGAGGGAAGTAAAACCGAATGCTACTAGTTATGAATTGTTACTGAAGGGTTTCCTCGATGCTAGGCGGCTGGATGATGGTCTTAAGATGCTTAAAGGTTTGTTCCTTGATGATGGAGTCGCATTTAGTGAACAAATGAAGGAGTTTGTGGATGAGGTGTTTAGGGAAGAAGGTAGAGAGGAGTTGGAAAAATTGTATGAGGATCTCAAGAGGGAGAAGGCAGAACAGTTGGCCCGGGAAGCGGAAGAGAGAGCTAGAGCCGAGGCTCTTGCTAAAGAGgaacgagccaagaagaagagggaagatgCTGAGAACCGAGCAGCTGCTGCGAGAGCTTGTGTCGAAGCCATGGAAGTGATGCTACGATACAAGAAGGATGCGACCGATGAGGAGTCGCCTGCCAATGGTTCCTCTGCTCCTTTAGGTGGATTGTTTGGTGAAGAAAAGACAGTGAATCATCTGTTATGA
- the LOC122048064 gene encoding putative ubiquitin-conjugating enzyme E2 38 yields MEQPLPSHPPIFIDPELGADTGEKDSNLVSAAKFDDTDLPTGVEAPEPRLKNPAAAEEPKKNKKIIVEDEIDVKYKSFKKFDTVKEHSDHYFSIPEHLDGVPSCREIKPSKNWAKRIQLEWKLLEKDLPETIYVRVYEGRMDILRAVIIGAAGTPYHDGLFFFDVYFPPQYPHVPPILHYHSGGLRLNPNLYKYGKVCLSLLNTWYGMGCERWNPSKSTMLQVLVSIQALVLNAKPYFNEPGYARTTNTEYGEQKSLTYNENTFLLSCTTMLYSLRKPPMHFGDFVAGHFRDRGRTILVSCKAYMDGAQVGCVVGEGEFKSCSTTFKTSLQRLFEDLLTEFTIKGANCDGFLAEKVKEGMSKYCWMLVLSSFKQAGKYCWTLVLSSFKQVGKYFSLGTH; encoded by the exons ATGGAGCAGCCGCTGCCGTCACACCCTCCCATCTTCATCGACCCCGA GCTTGGCGCTGACACCGGCGAGAAGGATTCCAATTTGGTTTCGGCTGCTAAGTTTGATGATACAGACCTGCCAACTGGTGTTGAAGCACCTGAACCTCGGTTGAAGAATCCTGCTGCAGCCGAAGAGCCAAAAAAGAACAAGAAGATCATTGTTGAAGATGAGATCGATGTGAAGTATAAATCATTTAAGAAATTTGATACTGTTAAAGAACACTCGGATCACTATTTCAGCATCCCAGAGCATCTCGATGGTGTTCCGTCTTGTCGGGAAATTAAG CCTTCAAAAAATTGGGCAAAAAGGATTCAGCTTGAGTGGAAGCTTCTAGAGAAAGATTTACCTG AAACAATATATGTTCGCGTATATGAAGGTAGGATGGACATTCTGAGGGCTGTAATTATAGGAGCAGCAGGAACTCCATATCACGATGGTCTATTCTTCTTTGATGTATACTTTCCTCCACAATATCCACATGTTCCTCCT ATTCTTCATTATCACTCTGGTGGACTCAGACTCAACCCAAACTTGTATAAATATGGGAAGGTTTGTCTTAGCCTTCTGAATACCTGGTATGGCATGGGATGCGAAAGGTGGAATCCATCAAAATCAACAATGTTGCAGGTCTTGGTTTCTATTCAGGCTCTAGTTCTAAATGCAAAGCCATACTTTAATGAGCCAGGATATGCACGAACAACTAATACAGAGTATGGGGAGCAGAAATCCCTCACTTATAATGAAAATACCTTTCTCTTATCCTGCACCACAATGCTATACTCACTACGGAAGCCGCCGATG CATTTTGGTGACTTCGTGGCTGGACATTTCCGTGACCGGGGGCGTACCATCCTAGTCTCATGCAAAGCTTACATGGATGGTGCTCAAGTTGGATGTGTTGTCGGTGAAGGCGAGTTTAAGAGTTGTTCGACCACATTCAAGACATCTTTACAGAGACTATTCGAGGACCTTCTTACGGAATTCACTATTAAAGGCGCTAATTGTGATGGATTCCTGGCCGAGAAGGTGAAAGAAGGAATGAGTAAATACTGCTGGATGCTAGTTTTATCATCGTTCAAACAAGCTGGTAAATACTGCTGGACGCTAGTTTTATCATCGTTCAAACAGGTTGGTAAATATTTTAGTCTTGGCACCCATTAA